The genomic interval GCGCACTACCTGTGCGGCGGCGTGCTGACGGATACCGACGGGCGCACCTCCGTGCCCGGCCTTTACGCGGCGGGGGAGACGGCGTGCACCGGCGTGCACGGCGCCAACCGTCTCGCATCCAACTCTCTGCTCGAGGCCGTCGTCTTCGCCCACCGCGCGGCCGAGCGCCTGGGCCCGCAGCTCTCCGTCACCCGCCCGCTCGTCCCGGCGGAAGTGCACGTGCCCACGGGAGATGCGCAGCCTTCCGTCGATTCGTTCGCCGCCGCGCGCGAGGAGATCCGCGACGTGCTGTGGGAGATGGTCGGCATCGTGCGCACGGACGAGCGCCTGGCCGCGGCGGAGATGCGGATGCGCCGCATCGCGGAGCACAACAACGCCGTCTGGGCCGCGTCGCGCCCCACGCCGGAGCTGGTGGAGATCCGCAACATGATCCAGGTCGCGCTCCTCATCGTCCGCTGCGCCCTGCGTCGGCGCGAGAGCCGCGGGCTGCATTACAACGCGGATCATCCCTACAAGGACAACGAGCACTCTCTCTCCGACACCATCGTAGTGCGGTGATGAGACTTACGCTGATGGTTGCAGCGAGCAACAGTGTTCCACGAGCGAAAGCGTCGCAGGTGTGTAGGGTGTCGATGGAGAACGGGCGACTGAAGTCGCGGCAACAACCGTGCAAAGTCCCCCTGCGGGGACTAACCCCGCCACCGTCGGCCGCCGCCGTCGCCGCTGAGAGCGCGCACAACACCCCCAACCCTCTCCCGCTTGCGGGGGAGGGTGCGAGCCTAAGCGAGCGGGAGGGGGCGTCCCGGCGGAGGGATCGCCCATGAAGCTCTCCCTCCTCGCCGTAGGCAAGGTGCGCGGACCGGTCGCGGAAGCGGTGGCGGACTACGAGTCGCGCATCCGCCGGTACTTCACCTACGCCGCCGTGGAGGTGAAGGAGGAGAGCTTCCGCAGCGCGTCCGACGCGGAGCGGGTGCGGGGCGAGGAGGGAAAGCGGCTGCTGGCCAAGGTCGGGACGGGGATGGACGTCGTTGCGCTGCACCGCGGCGGGACGCAGTGGTCATCGGAGCGGCTGTCGGCGTATCTTGCGGACCTGGCGGTGAAGGCCAGCCCGGGTGCGGCGTTCGTGATCGGCGGGGCGTTCGGCTTGTCGGACGAGCTTCTGGCGCGGGCCACGCACAAGCTCTCCATCAGCGCCTTCACGCTGCCGCACGAGCTTGCGCGGCTCATGCTGACCGAGCAGATCTACCGTGCGGGCACCATCGCGCGCGGCGAGCCGTACCACAAAGGGCGAGACACGTGAACCAGCGCGCGGCACCTGCCGCCGGCGGCGACGAAGACTGGTTCGCCGAGTGGTTCGGCGACGAGTACCTGGAGCTGTACGGCTACCGTGACGAGGGCGAGGCCGCCCGCGCCGTGGAGCTCGTCGTCCGCAGCGCCGCGGAGAAGCTGGACACCGCCGTGCTGGACCTCGCCTGCGGGGCGGGGCGGCACCTGGCGTATCTCCGGGATGCCGGGCTGAACGCGTTCGGGCTGGACCTGTCCGCGCCGCTGCTGCGCCGGGCGCGCCAGCGAGGGCTTCCCGTGGTCCGCGGCGACATGCGCGAGCTGCCGTTCGCGACCGGGTCGCTGGGGCTGGTGACGAGCTTCTTCACGTCGTTCGGCTACTTCCCGGACCCGGCCGACGACGTGCACGTGCTGCGCGAGGTTCACCGCGTGCTGCGCCCCGGCGGCGCGTTCGCCGTGGACTACCTGAACGCCGACGCGGTCCGCGAGGACCTGCGCCCCATCGACGAGTCCGAGCTGGACGGCCGCCGCGTGGTGCAGACGCGTACGCTGATCGAGAACGACACCGTGGTGCTCAAGCGCATCGAGATCTTCGACGACGCGGGCGGGCCACCGCGCGTCTTCCACGAGCGCGTGCGCCTCTACACGGCCGACGAGCTGGGGGCGCTGCTCACCCTGCACGGCATGCAGCCCGTCGCCTCGTTCGGCGACTACCGCGGCGGCCCGCTTCGTCCGGAAGGTCCGCGAGTGATCCTGATCGGGAGGTCCCGTTGACGCTGCACATACAGGTTCGGCCCCTCCGCGGGTCCACGCTCGTGGAGGACTACCTGCGGGGGGAAGGGAAGGCGGCCCCGTACTTCGAGGGCCGCCCGTTCGACGTGGAGTCGTATCGCGAGAAGCTGGCGGAGGTGCGGGGACGGTTCGACCGCGCCGCGCGAGAGCGTGTGGCCGCCGCCGTGCGCCCCACCTCCGCCCGCGCGGCGGAGCGGCTGCGCGATTTCGTCGAGAACGGCGGGGCAGTCGTGACCACCGGTCAGCAAGCGGGGCTCTTCGGTGGTCCGCTGTACACCGTGCACAAGATCCTGACCGCCGTCCGCCTCGCCGAGGCGCTGGAGAGAGAGCTCGGGGAGATCGTCCTCCCCGTCTTCTGGATCGCCTCGGAGGATCACGATTTTAACGAGGTGAGACACGTGGAGGCGGTCGACGGGCGCGGAACCCTGCGCTCGTTCTCCGTCGCGGCGACGGACCCGCACGCGGCCCCGATGAGCGACATGAAGCTCGGACAAGACGTCGAATCCGCTGTCGATGAAATTGCGCATCTCCTTTCTGAACATGGTGATGCGGACGCATGTATAAAGCAGATTAGAGATGCATATCAGCCGGACGTGACGGTCGCCGATGCCTTCCGTGCGCTGACCGAAAGTCTCTTCTCGGACTTCGACGTGCTCGTTACGGACGCCGCCGATCCGGCCGTGAAGGAGGCGTCGGTACACGTCCTGCTCGGCGAGGCGGAGCACGCGGCGGAGCACGAGCGCCTGGTGCGCGAGCGCAGCGACGCGCTCGCGGCGGACGGGTACGTGACGCAGGTCGTCGTCGTACCCGAAACGGCCAACCTCTTCTTCCACGGCCCTCGCGGCCGCGAGCGGCTGGTGCGGAAGGACGGCGCCTGGCTCGCCCCCGAGGCACGCGTTCGCTTCTCCGACGGGGAGCTTGCGGAGGCGATCCGGAACGACCCGCGGAGCTTCAGCCCGAACGTCTTCCTGCGGCCGGTCGTGGAGTCCGCCGTGTTCCCGACGCTCGCGTACGTGGGCGGGCCGGCGGAGACAGCGTACTTCGCGCAGATCGGACCGCTCTTCCGCGCGTTCGGTATCCGCGCGCCTGTCGTCTTCCCCCGCTTCTCCGCCACCATCGCACCCTCCGAGGCGGAGGAGACGCTGGGCGATCTCGGACTGGACATGGCGGACCTCGCCCCGCCTCTGCACGAGGTGCTGCACCGCGTCGCGCGGGATCGCGTGCCCGCAGCGGTGGCGGACGGCCTTGCCGCGCTCCGTGCGTCCATCGTGGATCGCTATGCGGCGCTTATGGATGCGGCGGGGCAGATCGATCCCACGGTGTCGCAGGCGCTGGGTTCCGCGCGCAACCGGGCCCTCCTCGGCGTGTCGGACGCGGAGCAGAAGATCCTGCGGCAGCTCAAGCGGCGGGATGCGGGGCTGCTCCGAGCAGTGGAGGTTGCACGTAACCACCTGCGGCCCAACGGTGTACCGCAGGAGCGCGTCCTCAACGTCTTCCCGTACCTCGCCGAATACGGCCCGTCGCTGCTGCGCGATCTAGCAGAGCAGATGACAGTCACGTTCTCGGAGACGGCGGCTCGTGCGGAGTCCACCGCGGCGTGACGTCGACGAATTGGACGAGCGCCGGAGCATCCTGAGCGGCACATCCCGACAAATCGAACGCCCGCCAGGCTCAGTCCCGGTGGACGTTCATGTCGGCTGAAGGCGGTTGATCCAGCGCCGAGATAGCGGCGGGGCCGCTTCCGATGGGAGGCGGCCCCGCTGTTGATGCGTTCCGACGCTGGTCACGCATCTACGAGACGACGAGTGTGATTCGTCGCGGTCAGCAGAGGTTGTACCTGTTCGTCTCCGCGAAGCAGTGCGAGCTGCAATCGCCGGCCTGGTTGGAGAACAGAACCGAAGCCGCGACCGGCACCGGCGTGTCGCCAACGCTCGGGTCGTCGGCGGGAACGAACGATTCCACGCTCAGGCTCATCGGGTCCAGCCGCATCGGGTAGGCAGTCATGGTGCGCTCCGTGGTGTGGGATGAGTGGTGTACGTTTCACGCCATCAGATGTTAACGCGCTCCGCGGCAGAACGGAAGAGCGTGAGAAGATCGGATGTTTGGGCGCGCAGAGTTGAGCGAGCTGGTGAGCGATTCCCGCATCTACCGAGAATCCTTCATCGGTCCGGCCAGGGCGGGACGCCGGATGCAGCCGCAGGATCGGCATTCGGCCGCACGTCCCGTTTCGCGCAAGTGCGGTACGCATCCCGCCGCGTGCGTGGCGGGACGGCTACGGAACGCGTTGCGGGGGCGGTGTATCAAGGTGCCGAACGATCCCCGAAGACGCCGGCCAGCGCAGCCCCAGACCGATGCCCGAGACCGCAGTCCTGGAAAGCAAGCTCCGCCACCTGGCGACCCGGCCCGGCGTGTACCTGATGAAGGACGCCGAGGGCGAGATCATCTATGTGGGCAAGGCCAAGTCGCTGCGGCCGCGCGTGCGCTCGTACTTCAACTCCGGGCGCGACCACTCGCTGAAGACGCGCGAGATGGTGCGCCGCGTCGCCGACGTGGACACCATCGTGGTGGACACCGAGGCCGAGGCGCTGATCCTGGAGAACAACCTCATCAAGGAGTACCGCCCGCGGTTCAACATCAACCTGCGCGACGACAAGACGTACCCGTACATCAAGGTCACGGCCGACCTCTTCCCCCGCATCTACGTCACGCGTACGCTCACGAAGGACGGCGCGCGCTACTTCGGCCCGTACACCGACGTGCGGCGCATGCGCATGGCGCTGGAGCTGGTGAAGAAGCTGTACACCGTGCGCTCGTGCCACTACGACCTGCCGCGCGAGAAGCCGGCCCGGCCGTGCCTGGACTTCCACATCGGCCGGTGCAAGGCGCCGTGCGTGGACCTTCAGACGGAGGACGACTACCGGCAGATGGTGGACGAGATCCGCGACATCCTGGGCGGCCACACGCGCCGCGCCGCCGCCCGCCTGCGCGAGCAGATGGCCGCCGCGGCCGCGGCGATGGACTTCGAGCGCGCGGGGGCGCTCCGCGACACGCTGCGCGAGCTGGAGGCGCTGGAGAGCAAGCAGCGCGTGGTGGACCTGAGCGGCGCCGACCGCGACGTCGTGGGCATGGCCCGCGACGGCGCCGAGGCGTGCGGCATCGTGCTCCAGATCCGCGAGGGGAAGCTGCTGGGTCGCGAGGCGCAGTTCCTCACCAACCTGGCGGACGAGACGGACGAGGCCGTGCTCTCCGCCTTCGTCACGCGCCTTTACACCGAGCGTGCGCTGCGTGACAGCGACTCGGTACCGGGCGAGGTCTTCCTGCCCAGCGACTTCGAGGACCGCGAGCTGCTGGAGCGCCTGCTGCGCGAGCAGACGGGCCGCGCCGTGCGCACCCACGTGCCGCAGCGCGGCGAGAAGGTGCAGCTCGTGGAGCTGGCCGCGCAGAACGCCCGGCACCTGCTCGAGGAGCGGCGCCTCTCGTCCATGTCCGCCGGGACGCGCGCTCCGGACGCGCTTTACGAGCTGCAGGAGGTGCTGGAGCTGGGCGGCGTGCCGCGCACCATCCTCTGCTTCGACATCTCGCACACGCAGGGCACCGAGGTGGTGGCGTCCGGCGTCTTCTTCGAGGACGGCGAGCCCAACAAGGGCGAGTACAAGAAGTTCAAGATTCGCGGCGAGTGGGGAAACGACGACTTCGCCAGCATGCACGAGGTGGTCACGCGCTGGTTCCGTCGGCGGCTGGACGAGGGCAAGCCGCTTCCGGACCTGGTGGTGATCGACGGCGGTAAAGGGCAGCTCGGCGCCGCGCGCAAGGCGCTGGACGAGCTGGACCTGGGGCAGCAGGCCATCATCTCGCTCGCCAAGAAGGACGAGGAGGTGTTCGTGCCCGGCCGCCCGGACAGCATCCGCATGCTGCGGCGCAGCCCGGCGTTGCGGCTGCTCCAGCGGATCCGCGACGAGGCGCACCGGTTCGCGATCACGTACAACCGGAAGCTGCGCACGAAGCGCACGGTCCGCTCGGAGCTGTCCACCATCCCCGGCGTGGGCGCGGCGCGGCAGCGGGCGCTGCTGGGGCGCTTCGGGTCCATGCGCGCCGTCGGCCAGGCGAGCGAGGCGGAGATCGCCGCCATTCCCGGGTTCGGCCCGGCGATGGCCCGCGCCGTCCTGCGCCACCTCCGCGGCGAGGAGCCCCAAGCGGAAGCGTGATCGGGAGATGCAGTCTTCGTATCTCCCGCGTTCACTGACGGAACGGCCTCACGCGGAGGCGCGGAGACGCGGAAAGAGAACCGCGGAGAACGGCGGGAGGATGGCGGACAGCGGTATGTTCTCCGCGCGCTCCGCGTCTCCGCGTGAGACACGTGGTCGACGGATACGGAAGTGCGGCGGCGAGGCGGAGCGGGGCGCGTACGGTTTCTGCATCGGGCGGGCGGGATGGCGTGGGGGCGTGGTGACACCTGAACGGGAGGCGGTATGCGGATCGCGGTGATGCTGGGCGGGACGAGTGCGGAGCGGGAGGTGTCGCTGGCGTCGGGGCTCGCGATCGTGAAGGCGCTGCGCGAGCGGGGGCACGAGGTGAGCACCATAGACACGGCGCGCGGCTTCATCGCCGCGGACCAGGAGGGGGGCCTGCTGCCCGAGGGCGTGCACGCCGCGCCTCCCGGCAAGGTGGACGACGCGCTGCCGGCCATCGAGCTGGGCGGCGTGCAGCAGCTGCGCGATGCGGACGTGGCGTTCCTAGCGCTGCACGGCGGGGCGGGGGAGGACGGCACCATCCAGGCGCTGCTGGAGCTGATCGGCGTGCCGTACACGGGCTCGGGGCCGCTGGGCTCCGGCATCGCGATGGACAAGGACGTCACCAAGCGGCTGCTGCGCGACTCGCAAGTGCCCACGCTGCCGTGGCGCGTGGCGCGCGCGCCGGACTACGCCTTCGACAGCGACACCATCGAGGACCTGATCGGCTGCCCGTGCATCGTGAAGCCGGCGCGGCAGGGCAGCAGCGTGGGGATGACGGTGGTGGGCGAGATGGGCGAGCTGCGCGACGCCGTGACCGTCGCCTCGGAGTTCGACACCGAGGTGATGATCGAGCGCTACGCCAAGGGCCGCGAGCTCACGGTGGGCATCCTGGGCGACCAGGCGCTCCCGCCGGTGGAGATCCGCCCCAAGAAGGGCATCTACGACTACGAGAGCAAGTACACGCCGGGGATGACGGAGTACCTGTGCCCGGCGCCGCTGGAGGAAGAGGTGGTGGCGCAGATGCAGGCGTACGCGCTGCGCGCCTTCCGCGTGCTCAAGCTGCGCGGGTACGGGCGCATCGACTTCATCCTCGCCAAGGAGCAGCTGTTCTGCCTGGAGGCGAACACGCTCCCCGGCATGACCGCAACCAGCCTGCTCCCCAAGGCGGCCGCGGCGGTGGGCATCTCCTTCCCGGACCTGTGCGAGCGAATCGTGCAACTCGCCCTGAGGTAGTGGTGTAGCAGGGAATGTGGGCCGCGCGCGGGGGCAGACTGCCCCGCGCCGCGCGGCTCCTTCCTGACCAGGCGCAGACCCACAATGCCATACCGTTCGTCGTACGAGAGCAGCTTCTCGGCGCCCACGCTCACCCCGTGGGTGAAGCGGCTGCTGATCGCCAACACCGCCGTCTTCGTCGTCATCACCCTCCTCGACAAGCTCGCGCCGCTGCAGGCGCAGCTGGCGATGGAGAACCTGGAGGTGAGCAGCGCGACGGTGCTCACGCGCCCGTGGACGCTGATCACGTACGCGTTCGTGCACGCGGGGCTGGGGCACATCTTCTTCAACATGCTCTCGCTCTTCTTCTTCGGCCCGCCGCTGGAGGAGCGCTGGGGGTCGCGCGAGTTCATCAAGTTCTACGCTGTGGCCGCCGCCGGCGGCGCGCTGCTGGCGCTGGCCATGCCCGCGCCGGTCATCGGCGCGTCGGGCGCCATCTTCGGGATCCTCGTCGCATATGCGATGATCTGGCCAGACAACGTGGTGTACTTCTGGGGCGTCTTCCCCATCAAGGTGAAGTGGCTGGTCACCATCATGGTGGGCTTCAACCTGTACGCGGCGGTGGGCGGCGGGGGCGACATCGCGTACCTGGCGCACCTGGGCGGCGCGGCGGTGGCGTTCGCCTACCTCAAGAGCCCGTGGGCGCCGCCGGCGTGGGGCAACGTCTTCACCGCCAAGCGCCAGCAGAAGGCATCGTCGCTGGTCCCGTGGCGTCCCAAGGCACAGGAAGAGGTTCGGAAGCCCGTCCCCGTCCGCGCGACCGGCACCGCGGGCCTCGTGCCGGCCGACCGCGCACGCGCCGAGCGCGAGCTGCTGGACGACGTGGACCGCATCCTCGACAAGATCAGCACCCAGGGCCTCCAGTCGCTCACCCCGCAGGAGAAGGAGCGCCTGAACGAGGTCAGCCGCCGCTACCGCACCAACTGAGCGCTGACCGATCCGCAGCATCGACACGAAGCCCGCTTCCTCACAGGAGGAGCGGGCTTTTCCAGATTGCCTGCGGAGGCGGAATCCTCTTGCCGAAGGCGACGCACGATCCGCCAAGGCTGCCGGGAGGAAGCCGGAGCCCATCCCGACGGGCCCGGTTCGCCTCCGACGAAGTGGAGCCCGAGAAATCCGATGGCCGCATGGGCGAAAGAGCCATGCGGCCATCGTGTTCGGTAGATGTGATCCGGACGGCGCGCATCTCACGCTCCCGCCGACCGTCTCTCTATGCTGAACCGATCCGCTCGCGCATCCGCTTGGTGATGCTCTGGCGGACGTCGTCGTAGCCGTTCCACGGGTCTTCGCGGAGCTTCGCGAGGCGTTGGGCGACGGTGCGGACGGTGAAGGCCGCCGGGTCCAGCTCGGGCGAAAGCTCCTCCCAACGGAGCGGGGTGGAGACGGTGGCGCCGGGCCGCGCACGGACCGAGTACGCGCAGACCGCCGTCGCACCCCGCCCGTTGCGGAGGTAGTCCAGGAAGATCTTGCCCGCACGCTTCGACAGCGTGCTCTTGGTGAGGTACTGCCCGGGCGAGGCGGCGGCCACGTCCTCGGCCAATGCCTTGGAGAAGCGCTTCACCTCGTCCCACGTGTTGCGGCGGGCGAGGGGGGCCACCACGTGCAAGCCCTTGCCGCCCGTGGTCTTCACGAAGCTCTCCAGACCGAAGTCGCGCAGCCGCTCGCGCAACTCGAACGCGCTCTCCACCACGCGCGCCCACGACACGTCCGGCGCGGGGTCCAGGTCCATGATCATGCGGTCCGGCCTGTCGGGCCTGTCGGCGCGCGACCCCCAGGTGTGGAGCTCGAGGACCCCGAACTGCACCGTCGCCACCACCCCCCGCACCGAGTCGACGTAGGTGTTGACCGTCTTCTCTCCGCCGCTCTCCTCGAGCTCCACACGCCGGATCGACTCCGGAAACCCCTCGCCGGGCTGCTTCTGGTAGAAGCACTGGCCGTCGGCGCCGTTCGGGCAGCGCACCAGCGTGAGCGGCCGTCCGGTGATCTGCGGCACCATCCAGCGCCCGATCTCCTCGTAGTACCTCGCCAGCTCCAGCTTGGTCACGCCCGCCGCGGAGAACAGCATGCGCGTCGGGTTGCTGATGCGCACGCCCGACACCTCCGCGTCGCCCTCGCGCCGCCGCCGCGACGGCAGGGAAGGGGCCGAAGCCGATCGCGGAACCGGCCGCTTCGCCGCCGCCCGCGCATCTCCCGACCTGTCCATCACTTCGGGCCGGCGCGCGTCTCCCGACGCGCGCTCCGCGATCTTCTTCCCACCGTGGCGCACCGGCGCCGCCAATGGCCCGCCGATCGGCTCCGGCATCTCGCGAACGACGTCTGTCGGGCGCTTGTCCTCGCGGACGCCTTCGAACACCGGGTGCCGGAGGATGCCCTCATCGGTCCACTCGGTGAACGAGATCTCCACCACGGTGCGCGGCTCGACCCAGCGCGCATGCTTGTCCCGCTTATGGTCCGCGAACGGCGACTCGTCCCGCGGGTGCGCGGCGAGGCGTTCGTGCAGCAAACGCAGCGTCTTGTCATCGAACCCGGTACCCACACGCCCGGCGAACTTGAGCGAGCCGTCCGCGTCGTGGTAGCCCAGCAGCAGCGCGCCCATCGCCACGCGCGAGCCTTTGGGCGCCGTGAAGCCGCCGACCACGAACTCCTGACGCTGCACGCACTTCACCTTCAGCCAGTCGCGCGTGCGGCGGCTCTGGTACGGCGCGTCGGCCCGCTTGCAGACGATGCCTTCCAGCCCCCACAGGCACGCCTGGCGGTGGAACTGGTCGCCGTGACCCTCGAAGTGGTCGCTGTAGCGCACCAGCGGCCCGTCGCCGCCCTCCACGCTGGCGAGCAGCGCGCGCAGGCGCTCCTTGCGGGCGAGCAGGGGAGCGCCGCGCAGGTCCAGCCCGTCCGCGTGCGTGAGGTCGAAGGCGTAGTACGCCAGCCGCTCCTCCGAGCCCGAGCCGAGGACGGACTGCAGCTCCTGGAAGCTGGTCTTCCCGTCTGCCGTGAGCACCACCAACTCGCCATCCAGCATCGCCGAGGCGACCGGAAGGGCGGCCAGGCGTGCGGCGAGGAGGGGGAAGCGCGGCGTCCAATCGTTGCCGCGGCGCGTGAGCAGCCGCACGTGCCCGCTGTCGATGCGGCAGACGAGGCGGTAGCCGTCCAGCTTGATCTCGTGGATCCAGCCGTCCTCCACCGGCACCTCGTCCACCAGCGTCGCGAGCTGCGGCGTGACGAACGCGGGCAGCGGCCCCCGCTTCGCGCCGGGAACATCCGGCGCTGGCGCGGCGGGGGCGGGGGAGCGGCGCGGGGCGCGGACCGCCACGCTACGCGCTCCTCCGCTGGCGGGCACGCGGCTTCTTCGGCTCCTCGGTGCTCTTGGGCGCCGCGGCCTTCTGAGAACGGCCGGCGGGCTTGGGCTTCGCCTTGCCGGCCTCGGCCACGCTGCGCTTGAGCAGCGTCATGATGTCAATCACGTCGCCGCGCTCGGCCGGGGCGGCGGCGGTGGGCGCGGCCACGGTGCCGGCGCCCGCCTTGGCGTGGATCAGCGCCAGCAGGTCGTCGCGGTACTCGTCGCGGTAGCGCGCCGGGTCCCACGGCTCGGCCATGCCTTCCACGAGCTGCTCGGCCATCGCCAGCTCCTTGGGCGAGACGCCCACCTCGGCCACGTCTTCCGGCGGCAGCTCCAGGTCGTCCATGCCGCGGATCTCGTCCGGGTAGCGCAGGATCTCCAGCACCAGCACGGGCCCGCGCGGGATCACGGCGGCCAGGTACTGCCGCGAGCGGATCACCACCTTGGCGATGCCCACCTTGCCGGAGCGCTTGAGCGTCTCGCGCAGAAGCGCGTAGCCCTTGGTGCTCTTGCCGATGGGCGCCAGGTAGTATGGCTTGTCGAAGTACATCGGGTCGATCTCCGACGCCTCAACGAAGTCGGTGATCTCCACGGTCTGCGTGGCCTCGGGGTTCGCCTTGGCGAAGTCCTCTTCGGTCATCACCACGTAGCGGCCGTCGTCGTACTCGTAGCCCTTCACGATCTGATCGGTCGCCACGTCCTCGCCCGTGGCCTTGTTGTACTTCTTGTAGCCCACCAGCGAGAGGTTTCGGCGGTCGAGCTGCTTGAAGCTCAGCTCGTCGCGCTCCTCGGCCGTGAAGAGGCCCACGGGGATGCTCACGAGGCCGAAGCTGATGCTGCCTTTCCAGATTGCGCGGGCCATGGTTCGTCTCCTTGGTACATGGGGAGACCGTGGCCTTGCAGAGCATGGACCATTTCGTATAATATACATTATGTAAACTATAAGAGCGGAAAGCTGTGGAAAACCGTGTTCGTTATCCCCACCACTGCGTTCCGGGTCTCGTGGAGGCCGTGCACACCGTACGCATCCCCTGCCACGTGCTGTTGGAGCGTGGGGCCGGTGTGACGGGATGAAGCGAATCGCGCAGGAGCGCGTGTGACGCACGAGAGGTGCGCCGGACGTGCGAGTGGGCTCCCGCGAGCGAGATCGTGCGTCCTGGGCGATTCTGCGAAGCCGCCGTTCAGGCGCCGCGGCTTCGGCCGAGCTGGACGTGATCGACGCCTGGGCGTCCTCAGTAGGCCTGGGCGGGCGACCTGCTGCGGGGACGATCGGATGTGCGGCGGGCGGCCTGCAACGGGTTGGGATTGCGGAAGATCGCGCAGCGGCGCGGGTTTTCTTCCGCCAACGCGTGTTTGGCACGCGTCCCGCATTGGGGTGACGCACCCCGCCGGCGGACCGGTCGCCGCGGAGAGCATATCCACCAACGCTGGAGACTTCCCGATGCGCTCTACCCTTCGCTTCCTTCTGCCCGCCGCGGCAGCGCTCGCCCTCTGCGGCGCCGCCCCGCGCCAGGCCGCAGCGCAGCAGACGGTGACCTGCCAGTCCACGGGCTACGACCGCACCTACTGCCAGGTGGACACGCGCGGCGGCGTGGTGCTGTCCCGCAACCTCAGCAACTCGCCGTGCGTCGCGGGCCGCTCGTGGGGCACCGTGGCCGGCCGCGGCATCTGGGTCTCGAACGGCTGCCGCGCGGAGTTCCGCGTGAACAACGGCTACAACAACAACAACAACAACGGCGTGCTCACCCGCCGCGGCAACGTGAACAACAACCGCCGCGCCAACCGTGACGTGTACGGCAACGGCAACGTGAACGGCAATCGTGCGGAGAACCTGTGCCGCCGCGCCGCCGCCAGCCGCATCGGCCGCAACGTGGGCGCCATCGGGATCCTGGGCAACGGCACGTACCAGAACACCCGCGGCGGCTGGCACATCAACTGGGCCGACAACAACAGCCGCATGCACGGCAGCTGCACCGTGAACACCGACGGCAACGTGAGCGTGAACGTCCAGCGCTAACCCGCCGGCCGCACGTTCCGAACGCAGAAGAAGCCGTGCCTCTCTCGCGAGGGGCACGGCTTCTTCGGTTTGGGTCGATGGGCCCTTCCCTGCCGATGTCTTCACCCGTCGGGAGATGCACGGCCGTCTACGATAGCTTGGGTTCAGTCGGGAGATGATGCGCGGCCGGGAGATCGGCCGGGTGCGATGAATCGCATCCCCGCAAGTGTTTACGGGGTCACTTGTCCGTGCGATCGATGCACGGGCGCGTCAGTCGAGGAGCTGGAGGATCTGGCGGGCTTCGGCGGCGAGGTCGGCGTCGCGGCCGGAGGCGGTGGCGGAGAGGACTTCGCGCGCGGCGGGAGCCGGGATGTGGCCGAGAGCGGCGAGCGCGGCCATCTTCAGGCGCGACAGGCGCTTGCCGCCCAGGAGCTGGCGCTTGTTGACGACCCCCGCGAGCGCCGGCAC from Longimicrobiaceae bacterium carries:
- a CDS encoding 23S rRNA (pseudouridine(1915)-N(3))-methyltransferase RlmH; this translates as MKLSLLAVGKVRGPVAEAVADYESRIRRYFTYAAVEVKEESFRSASDAERVRGEEGKRLLAKVGTGMDVVALHRGGTQWSSERLSAYLADLAVKASPGAAFVIGGAFGLSDELLARATHKLSISAFTLPHELARLMLTEQIYRAGTIARGEPYHKGRDT
- a CDS encoding rhomboid family intramembrane serine protease, with translation MPYRSSYESSFSAPTLTPWVKRLLIANTAVFVVITLLDKLAPLQAQLAMENLEVSSATVLTRPWTLITYAFVHAGLGHIFFNMLSLFFFGPPLEERWGSREFIKFYAVAAAGGALLALAMPAPVIGASGAIFGILVAYAMIWPDNVVYFWGVFPIKVKWLVTIMVGFNLYAAVGGGGDIAYLAHLGGAAVAFAYLKSPWAPPAWGNVFTAKRQQKASSLVPWRPKAQEEVRKPVPVRATGTAGLVPADRARAERELLDDVDRILDKISTQGLQSLTPQEKERLNEVSRRYRTN
- the bshC gene encoding bacillithiol biosynthesis cysteine-adding enzyme BshC, with amino-acid sequence MTLHIQVRPLRGSTLVEDYLRGEGKAAPYFEGRPFDVESYREKLAEVRGRFDRAARERVAAAVRPTSARAAERLRDFVENGGAVVTTGQQAGLFGGPLYTVHKILTAVRLAEALERELGEIVLPVFWIASEDHDFNEVRHVEAVDGRGTLRSFSVAATDPHAAPMSDMKLGQDVESAVDEIAHLLSEHGDADACIKQIRDAYQPDVTVADAFRALTESLFSDFDVLVTDAADPAVKEASVHVLLGEAEHAAEHERLVRERSDALAADGYVTQVVVVPETANLFFHGPRGRERLVRKDGAWLAPEARVRFSDGELAEAIRNDPRSFSPNVFLRPVVESAVFPTLAYVGGPAETAYFAQIGPLFRAFGIRAPVVFPRFSATIAPSEAEETLGDLGLDMADLAPPLHEVLHRVARDRVPAAVADGLAALRASIVDRYAALMDAAGQIDPTVSQALGSARNRALLGVSDAEQKILRQLKRRDAGLLRAVEVARNHLRPNGVPQERVLNVFPYLAEYGPSLLRDLAEQMTVTFSETAARAESTAA
- the uvrC gene encoding excinuclease ABC subunit UvrC, encoding MPETAVLESKLRHLATRPGVYLMKDAEGEIIYVGKAKSLRPRVRSYFNSGRDHSLKTREMVRRVADVDTIVVDTEAEALILENNLIKEYRPRFNINLRDDKTYPYIKVTADLFPRIYVTRTLTKDGARYFGPYTDVRRMRMALELVKKLYTVRSCHYDLPREKPARPCLDFHIGRCKAPCVDLQTEDDYRQMVDEIRDILGGHTRRAAARLREQMAAAAAAMDFERAGALRDTLRELEALESKQRVVDLSGADRDVVGMARDGAEACGIVLQIREGKLLGREAQFLTNLADETDEAVLSAFVTRLYTERALRDSDSVPGEVFLPSDFEDRELLERLLREQTGRAVRTHVPQRGEKVQLVELAAQNARHLLEERRLSSMSAGTRAPDALYELQEVLELGGVPRTILCFDISHTQGTEVVASGVFFEDGEPNKGEYKKFKIRGEWGNDDFASMHEVVTRWFRRRLDEGKPLPDLVVIDGGKGQLGAARKALDELDLGQQAIISLAKKDEEVFVPGRPDSIRMLRRSPALRLLQRIRDEAHRFAITYNRKLRTKRTVRSELSTIPGVGAARQRALLGRFGSMRAVGQASEAEIAAIPGFGPAMARAVLRHLRGEEPQAEA
- a CDS encoding D-alanine--D-alanine ligase; the protein is MRIAVMLGGTSAEREVSLASGLAIVKALRERGHEVSTIDTARGFIAADQEGGLLPEGVHAAPPGKVDDALPAIELGGVQQLRDADVAFLALHGGAGEDGTIQALLELIGVPYTGSGPLGSGIAMDKDVTKRLLRDSQVPTLPWRVARAPDYAFDSDTIEDLIGCPCIVKPARQGSSVGMTVVGEMGELRDAVTVASEFDTEVMIERYAKGRELTVGILGDQALPPVEIRPKKGIYDYESKYTPGMTEYLCPAPLEEEVVAQMQAYALRAFRVLKLRGYGRIDFILAKEQLFCLEANTLPGMTATSLLPKAAAAVGISFPDLCERIVQLALR
- a CDS encoding class I SAM-dependent methyltransferase — its product is MNQRAAPAAGGDEDWFAEWFGDEYLELYGYRDEGEAARAVELVVRSAAEKLDTAVLDLACGAGRHLAYLRDAGLNAFGLDLSAPLLRRARQRGLPVVRGDMRELPFATGSLGLVTSFFTSFGYFPDPADDVHVLREVHRVLRPGGAFAVDYLNADAVREDLRPIDESELDGRRVVQTRTLIENDTVVLKRIEIFDDAGGPPRVFHERVRLYTADELGALLTLHGMQPVASFGDYRGGPLRPEGPRVILIGRSR